The genomic window TGGAGTTCCTGCCATCCTGGCCAGGCCAGAGGAGAAGCCTGACCCGCTGGGCCACTGGAGGGCCCGGAGCACCCAGAGGCCTCCTGAGCCACTGTGCCCAGGAACACTCCTTCCAGACAGGAAGACTCCTTTCCCCGGTCCAAAGGCCACAAGCGCCAGGTGCCTGTGGTGCATCTGAGAGTTATGGTCACGTTTCTGTCAAATGAGTACGTGTACACGTGTGCACTGGACACATACAAGGTGTGTGCCTTGAGCTGTGCTACAGTGATTAGCGTGTTTGGAGCTGTGCTAGGAAGGAAGGATGCTTGCGGTGTCTATTAAGAGCTGCGCCTGTAATAAGACTGGGTACTGGGcatgatgtatgtgtgtgtgtgtgcgtgtgtgtaactGTCTCTACACTAGATGAGAGCAGGCGCCTTTGTGTGCACACAAGTGTGTTCTCTGGACAGGAGGGCAGATGCATGCTGGGGCTTGGGGTAGGGGACAGCCACGGCTGGGGTGCCATTGTTTTACAGCCATTCTGTACATTTGCATCAAGCCCATTCGCAGAGGGGCGGGGACAGGGCAGGGTCAGCAGGCTGAAAAGTTGCTTTTGTACCCAGGCCTGACACCACAGCAAGGTGTTATGGCTGAGGGCATGGGACAGGCCCTGCTACAAGGGTGGCGAGAAAACAGCATGGGAACCCTTCTGCCTTCTCAAAGCCAATCCCACAGTGGCCAAGGCTTGCCTGTACTCCAGGCTCAAGCCATCCCCTGGTCCCAGCCCCGTCCACAGGACCCCTGGCCATTAAGTATGCAGCCAGACTGGTCTTAGGGTCCCAAGGCACCCCAAATTTGTTAACTAGGTGCCTAGAGCTAGGGTTCTTCCAGGCCTCAGAGCAGAGCAGTCAGCACTGGAGCTGCTCTATCCTTGGGTGGCCTCAGGGGGAAAAGTTGGTCTCTGAAAGGGCAAATGAAGGGCTTACCCCTCAAAGCCACAGGGTCCACCAGACAGAACCCCTCAAATGGGGCAGAGGAGAGTCCCGGAATCTTGGGTCACGGACTGGAAGCGTTAGGACATGTCTGAAAGTCAGAGACTTAGTACCTCTGTGGGAATCTCAATCCCTGACCCAAAACTCCAGGAGGGGTTCAGAATCCGGGGGCTTGGAGAGAATGCTAGGCCCCTGCCTGGAATTTCATGCTTGCCTAAGCTCAAAACAACCTACGGGCATCTATCTGAGGATGTGGCTCTGACTTGTGGGGCAGTGAAGCGGTGTCTTGGAGCCTGCCCTAAAACCCTAGAGCCCAGGGATGGGCTGGGCATCCCACAGACACTCGCCCAGGCAGGAAAGGTGTGGATCTGGGCAGGAGTGGGTTTGGACTGCCGGACAGGCGCAAGAGCCCACACACCTCCCTCTAAGGCGTGTAAGTTACCTCCAGCGCAGCAGAAGAGTTGAGTTCCTCACATTTCCTCAATTTGCAAATCTGATGGCTAGCTTTTCGGTTCTTACAACTGCTGCACTGCTGGCAGCCGATGCGCCGCGGGCAGGGCGCACACAGGCCGCAGCGTTTCCGCTTCTTCCCGGCGGAGCTGATGGCGGAGGACAGCTCTCCCTGCATGGGGTACCCGGCCAGGCCAGCCATGTGCAGCGCGCTCTCAGCCAGGAACACGCCCGCCGAGGTCATGATGAAGACGCCTGGGCTGATGGGGAAGGCGCCCAGGTAGGGGAAGTCGGACTGGCCAGTTGAGGGCTTCGGCACCCGCCAAGCCTCCATGTCGGGCAGGCCGGGCGCCCGCCTCGCTCACCCGCGGTCGGCGCGCCTGCACCACGCGCTTCAGCATCTCCGTGCACTGCGCGAACTGCCGCAGCGTCAGCTGTCCCTCGGCTGCCAGCTCCGCGGCCCGCTCTGCCTTGCCCAGCAGGCTGGCCACAGCCACGTTCGTTGCTTTTGTCCGCCGCCAGGTCGTGCCCACTGGCCAACAGGGAGGCAGCGGctgcagccgcagccgcagcagCCTTTGCAGCAGACTCCCCGCCCATCATGCTGCCAGCGCCACTGCCCCCAAGGGAAGAGCTGTGGGCGAGAGGGCGGGGGCGGCGCAGGCGCTTGTTGAGGGGTTCGCTGATGATGCCGCTCTTGTTCCGacgctgggtgggtgggggcatcGTCTGCTACCGAGGCGGCTGCACTCTTGCCTGCCACTCCCGCCTTCCCGCCGCAGCCGCCACTGCAGCCTCTGGCGTTGCTGTTGCTTCTGCCGCCTGTGTCCTGGAGGCCGCTGCCCAGGCTGGACGCGGTGGGGCGGAGGCCTAGACCCCGCGTCTGCGGGAGCCTGCCAACTGCGAGGGGTCCACAGACGAGCAGCGGGCCCTTCTGCCCACGACAGGGACGCCGGGGAGGCCTTGCTGCTCAGGGCAGGTGCACGTGGACGTGTCGTCACTCTGAACTTCGGGGCAGCCGCGCCGCCAAACTTTCCATCGACGTGCAGCGAACTCTGGCCCCCGCCACACCTAAAGtggtatattattttaaattatataatatttgttaggttgtttatttgagatttttatttctttaaaaaatttattgaagtatggttgatttacagtattgtacTAGTTATTAGTTTTAAGTGTTCAACATAAGTGGTTctatgtttttatagattatactctatttaaaattattacaaaaaagtctgtattttcctgtgctgtatagtatatccttgttgcttttttattttacacaaagtagtttgtgtctcttaatcccatactcctcTGTCACCCCACACAACTGGTTaactattttcttctctgtatctgtgagtctgtttctgttttgttatatacattcatcTTATTTCTTacattccacatatcagtgataacataacatttttctttccctgacttatttcacttttgcaaatggcaaaatttttattttgaggctgagtaatatttcattatatatatgtatatcacatcttcttaatccattcatctgttgatgggcacttagattgctttcGTATTTTAGCAATAGTAAATAATGcctctatgaacattggggtgcatgcgtCTTTTCaaattgctgtttttgttttctttgcatgtatacacaggagtggaattATTGAGAAATATGCTAGTTCTAGTTTTAGTGTTTTGAGgtacttccatactgttttccacagtggctgcatcaatttacctTCCCACTAACAGTGAacaagggttgccttttctcaacatcctctccaacatttgttatttgtagacttttgatgatagtctttctgacaggtgtgaggtggtactgttgttttgatttgcatttctctaattattaacAATtcggagcatcttttcatgtgcctattagttaccttatgtcttttttggaaaaatgtctattcaggtcttctgcccattttttgattgggttgtttatttttctgataatgaATTGTATCAGCtgcttatgtattttgaatattaattccCTGTctgttatatcatttgcaaatattttcccattcagtaggttgtcttttctttttgctgatgatttcttttgttgtgcaaaggcttttaagtttaattaggttccatttgtttctttttgcttttattccttttgctTTAAGAGACAGATCTAAAGAActattgctgcgatttatgtcaaaaagtgttctgcctatgttctcttctaggagttttatggttttaggtcttacacttaggtcttttatccattttgagtttatttttgtatatggtgtgaggaaatgttctcaTCTCATTCTTTCACTTGTAGCTGTCCGGTTTTTCCAGCACCTCcaattgaagagactgtcttttctccattgtatattcttacctcctttgtaatagattaattgaccacaaggtgtgggtttatttctgggctcttttctgttccattgatctatgtgtctgtttttgtgctggtattgtgctgttctgatttctgtagctttgcagtatattctcaagtcagggagcatgatacctccaattttgttcttttttctcatgattgCTTTGATAACTTGGGGtcttttgtatttaattatattttataatttgttattgATAGTATAAAGGAAGactattattttttatccttAAATATAGCATAGTACTTTTATCATTTGGTATTACTTGTTGATCAtcctttttaatgtaaatgtttatagcaTTACAAGTAATGAATACTTTACCTCTTCTCCTCTAATCTTTGTTAGTCATTTAATTTCCTGGCCAGTTCTGTTCAACAGTAGCAGTGATAATGGGCATCATTAtcttatttctgatcttaaaatgaatgtatttaaatttatccatttgttgaaatgtatttataaattttgtagGTAGCTTTTATGAGTGAAAGAACATTTACATCTAcccatatttttataattgttacatcatttttatcattcttgGTTTGGTCAGTAAAATGGAATTATTCTAAATATTATTgtaataaagatgtttttaagaCAATAGAACACCTATGAATGTATAAAGAGCTGAGTGGGTGAAGATTGGAAAGAGCTTCACTAGAAGGTCAGGGAGTCTCTGATGACTTCAGTCTGAAGCCCTGAACAAGTGAGTCTCTCAGTCTCCCACATTGGTCAGGAAAGTTCAGGAATTTTCAAGTCTCTGGTAAAAGCCAAGgtcttttctgtcttattttgtaGCAGCCAAGTAGGAACTTGTAGAGAAATCTGTGAAACTATGGTGTCTGGCTGCCACAAGCTTCCTGGAATGAAAACTTTTCCTCCAGTCACTTTCCACATATGCAAGGTCTTCTTATTGGCAAATTCTAGCCTGAAGCAATGGGGAAGGAGATTCTAGAAAATGATGTTCCTCGTACCTGCTATGCAAAATTGATCTTAGGAGAGGGTATAGTAAGGCAATGTTAATGGCTGACAATCTAGCAAAATGGCAAATAGATATAGAAACAGATAGACAGCATATATTGAAATGATTGTgtagattttttcccttttattcaatTTGGTGAATCACATTGATATAACTTTTTGATGTAGAACTTCTCTAGACTAAGTCCTATTTAgtcatgatgtattattttaaaatgtagtttggGATCTAATTCTTTTACAATATCCTAAACAAACTATTAAGTATGTATATCATACATAAATGTTTTTGGTAAGAAATCTAAAAGGATGCACTACACTAAGAAAGAAAGTGAATTGAGGAGAAAGTTTTGTGATATGAAAAGTGAGAACAAATAAAAGACTTAGTAATAATTATCACTACCAGAGTGAGCAGTGACTAAAAGTCATTCgaaaaaagcaataaagtatCCAGCActgtaaattttcatttaaaagtcaaGACAATTTTCATTTAGTAATACATTGTATTTGCTTGTTTCATAAAATACTACTTGCATGGTTATTTCTTATTTACCATACATtagctgactttaaaatattatttttttaattttcatggcaATGCTTTGAGGTAGATAacactattatttccattttacagacgggaaAAGTGAGACTTAAAAAGTAATTGATATGTCCAATATCACAAATCTGTGACATGGAACTTGGAGCTGGGGTTTATACCCAGGCAATTAGTTCCATGTAGTGCTATTATTTACTAATGTGTTATGCTACTTTGATGGAGGGATAACTGAGAGTCTAGAGGATGGTACTGACATGCCaaagtttttgcctttttaaagaagaaaacagagaacacGAGGCACTGTACTTTTCTCTTTAGATCGGATGCTAATATTCATAACCTGATTGACTCTGACCATCCCACAGGCACTGAATATACAAATTGTATTTCTAGCCACCCACATCCACTAACTTTTTATCATTACGATTTCAAATTTGGAGTTCACGGAAGTTGATAGGCCCTTCGCAGGCTGTGTGATCATTCCTGGTACAGTGAATTGTGGTGAGAGGGGATCATGAATATAAACACGTCTGGTGTAATTGA from Camelus ferus isolate YT-003-E chromosome 2, BCGSAC_Cfer_1.0, whole genome shotgun sequence includes these protein-coding regions:
- the LOC102523196 gene encoding LOW QUALITY PROTEIN: CXXC-type zinc finger protein 5 (The sequence of the model RefSeq protein was modified relative to this genomic sequence to represent the inferred CDS: inserted 2 bases in 1 codon; deleted 2 bases in 2 codons), with translation MESSIRCFVADENGLEAPSERVVYGTTGAKARPPRRPCRGQKGPLLVCGPLAVGRLPQTRGLGLRPTASSLGSGLQDTGGRSNSNARGCSGGCGGKAGVAGKSAAASVADDAPPTQRRNKSGIISEPLNKRLRRPRPLAHSSSLGGSGAGSMMGGESAAKAAAAAAAAAASLLASGHDLAADKSNXNVAVASLLGKAERAAELAAEGQLTLRQFAQCTEMLKRVVQARRPRVSEAGAGLPDMEAWRVPKPSTGQSDFPYLGAFPISPGVFIMTSAGVFLAESALHMAGLAGYPMQGELSSAISSAGKKRKRCGLCAPCPRRIGCQQCSSCKNRKASHQICKLRKCEELNSSAALEKVMLPMGASFRWF